A section of the Streptomyces sp. NBC_01408 genome encodes:
- a CDS encoding class I SAM-dependent methyltransferase — MTESSSHLRATSDAYDAFAVRYAEFVRNSLDGLPLDRSVLAAFADLARAGVAGPVAELGCGPGYLTAHLRDLGLDAFGVDLSPVMIGIAREAYADARFEVGSMDALDLADGTLGGIVSWYSVIHAPPRELPAYLAEFRRVLAVGGTLLVAFFEAEGGPVEAFDHKVTTAYRWPIDELAGLAREAGFVEVGRMLREPLTEERFRRGHLLMRAQER, encoded by the coding sequence GTGACCGAATCCTCCTCGCACCTCCGTGCGACATCAGACGCCTACGACGCCTTCGCCGTCCGCTACGCGGAATTCGTCCGCAACTCCCTCGACGGTCTTCCGCTGGACCGCTCGGTCCTCGCCGCGTTCGCCGACCTGGCGCGAGCCGGTGTTGCCGGGCCCGTCGCCGAGCTGGGGTGTGGTCCGGGGTATCTGACGGCGCACCTGCGAGATCTGGGGCTGGACGCCTTCGGTGTCGACCTCTCGCCGGTGATGATCGGCATCGCCCGGGAGGCGTACGCCGATGCGCGGTTCGAAGTCGGGTCGATGGACGCCCTGGACCTGGCCGACGGGACGCTGGGCGGCATCGTGTCCTGGTACTCGGTCATCCATGCCCCGCCGCGGGAACTGCCCGCGTACCTCGCCGAGTTCCGCCGCGTACTGGCCGTGGGCGGCACTCTCCTGGTTGCCTTCTTCGAGGCCGAGGGCGGTCCGGTGGAGGCCTTCGACCACAAGGTGACCACGGCCTACCGGTGGCCGATCGACGAACTCGCCGGGCTGGCCCGCGAGGCCGGGTTCGTCGAGGTCGGCCGGATGCTGCGCGAGCCCCTCACGGAGGAACGGTTCCGCCGCGGTCATCTTCTGATGCGGGCCCAGGAGCGGTAG
- a CDS encoding condensation domain-containing protein, giving the protein MIPLSFAQRRLWFLGRLQGPSAAYNAPVVLHLDAEPDAGALGAALADVVERHEVLRTVLKAGADGEPYQHVLDVSAAPRLGTAPCAPGELDAGIGAFVRRPIDITAEPPLRARLLRPGDGTSVLVLLIHHVATDGWSTGPLLRDLAWAYEARLAGGAPGWAPLPVQYTDYSLWQHELLGDPADPDSLAREQLEHWRAALAGAPAVIGLPADRPRPAEPSGRGATVTARLDAAAHGGLLALARAHRASLTMVARAALAATLSAAGAGEDVVIGAPVAGRPDEDLYDLVGFFVNSLALRTDLSGDPAVGELLRRVREADLAAYEHAELPFDLLVEHLSPERALGHHPFFQVMLTVDAGSGAAGPVSLGGGIGGRLGEVGLDSAKFDLTWYCAQRHAADGRPDGMEIALQYAADLFDEETARLLLEVYVRSLAGFAQDPARRIGELALLTAEEEKALAGRRQRLEAATAREPAAAGPVRQDVISPREEILCGLFAEVLGREGVSADANFFRSGGHSLLASKLVNRIRGSLGLELGIRDLFLAPTPAALHRRLAELGGAATARPALVAVPPAARPERIPLSAAQRALWLVGRIEGPSATYNAPLVLRLDEVPDRAALAAALADVAERHEVLRTVYGAEGGEPYQRVVPVPGGLLEVAGCAPAALEARIAGLGRETFDLAAEPPFRARLLLPGDGTSVLVLLIHHIATDGWSLAPLLRDLGEAYAARCAGRAPRWRALPVQYADYALWQRELLADPAGLLGHWKAALEGMPARTALPADRPRPVEPSGRAGAHRARLGAGAHRALVALARTRRASFFMVARSALAAALSAAGAGTDLAIGTPVAGRPDQDLHELVGCFVNSLVLRTDLSGDPAVGELVDRVRDADLAAFDHQDLPFGLLVERLAEPGRALGEHPFFQVMLTVQEAGQETGQDRFRLGGIAGRAGSTDLGAAKFDLSFHCAQHLAEDGAPAGLDVHVQYARDLFDADTARLLLEVYVRALEAFAASPDARLGELALVRAEEDDHLALKRAALDEAAERERSAERERSAGQERSAGSGSAPVSLSPREEILCGLFAELLGLESVRADANFFRSGGHSLLASKLVNRIRAVLGVEAGIRDLFLAPTPAALHRRLAELGGAATARPALVTVPPRARPERIPLSAAQRRLWFVDQLEGPSPAYNIALVRRLERPLDPAALAAALADVAERHEVLRTVYGAEGGEPYQRVLSGARPQLELARPADVAAAVDEAAGHVFDLTRDLPFRAWLFLPDEKGPSHTLVLLVHHIAADGWSTGPLLADLAAAYEARCAGREPGWSPLPVQYADHTLWQRELLADADAELGYWSTALAGLAPLTDLPTDRPRPAEPSGRGAVTGFAVDAATCRRLTRLAHTHGATLFMVVQAALAAALTRLGAGTDLALGTTVAGRSDEALSPLVGFFVNTLVLRTDTAGDPAFGELLDRVREADLAAYAHQDLPFDRLVEHVNPHRSSAHHPLVQVMLQVNPEPPAADRDGPLAGTELPYGSRTAKSDLTFALSAVPGGGLAGVLEYATDLYGPAGAERLAALLVAALELFSADPARRLSELPAPPDTRAGRPLVGGYRIDLAHVSAVLASHPAVVRARARVSEGRLTAHAEGAVTEAELQAWAAERLPEYAVPSAVHLPQAAPAAGEHQGNREDGENRGNRGNRERREDRGDGVAATVLRLFAEVLESGGLGPDDNFFKSGGHSLLAVRLVNRVRAELGRELTLREVFRHPTPAKLAALLLSAPTTPTPAPALRRRTHAGTRVRP; this is encoded by the coding sequence GTGATCCCGTTGTCGTTCGCCCAGCGCCGGCTGTGGTTCCTGGGCCGCCTGCAAGGCCCGTCCGCCGCCTACAACGCCCCCGTGGTCCTGCACCTCGACGCGGAACCCGATGCCGGTGCGCTCGGTGCCGCGCTGGCGGACGTCGTGGAGCGGCACGAGGTGCTGCGCACCGTGCTCAAGGCCGGCGCCGACGGGGAACCGTACCAGCACGTCCTGGACGTGTCCGCCGCCCCGCGGCTCGGCACCGCCCCGTGCGCGCCGGGCGAACTCGACGCCGGAATCGGCGCGTTCGTCCGCCGGCCGATCGACATCACCGCCGAGCCGCCGCTGCGCGCCCGGCTGCTGCGGCCCGGCGACGGGACCTCCGTCCTGGTCCTGCTGATCCACCACGTGGCCACCGACGGCTGGTCCACCGGCCCGCTGCTGCGCGACCTGGCGTGGGCGTACGAGGCCCGGCTGGCGGGCGGGGCACCGGGGTGGGCCCCGCTGCCCGTCCAGTACACGGACTACAGCCTGTGGCAGCACGAGCTGCTCGGCGATCCCGCCGATCCGGACAGCCTGGCCCGGGAGCAGCTGGAGCACTGGCGGGCCGCCCTGGCCGGGGCTCCGGCGGTGATCGGGCTGCCGGCCGACCGGCCGCGCCCGGCGGAGCCCTCGGGGCGCGGGGCCACGGTGACGGCCCGGCTGGACGCGGCGGCGCACGGCGGCCTGCTCGCGCTGGCCCGCGCCCACCGGGCGAGCCTGACGATGGTGGCCCGCGCGGCGCTGGCGGCCACGCTGTCCGCCGCCGGGGCGGGCGAGGACGTGGTGATCGGCGCGCCGGTCGCCGGACGCCCCGACGAGGACCTGTACGACCTCGTCGGCTTCTTCGTCAACTCCCTGGCCCTGCGCACCGACCTGTCGGGGGATCCGGCCGTCGGGGAGCTGCTGCGGCGGGTCCGGGAGGCGGACCTGGCGGCCTACGAGCACGCGGAGCTGCCCTTCGACCTGCTCGTGGAGCACCTCAGCCCGGAACGGGCGCTCGGCCACCACCCGTTCTTCCAGGTGATGCTGACCGTGGACGCGGGGAGCGGGGCGGCCGGGCCGGTGTCCCTGGGCGGGGGCATCGGCGGGCGGCTCGGCGAAGTCGGCCTGGACTCCGCCAAGTTCGACCTGACCTGGTACTGCGCGCAGCGGCACGCGGCGGACGGGCGGCCGGACGGCATGGAGATCGCGCTCCAGTACGCGGCGGACCTCTTCGACGAGGAGACGGCCCGGCTGCTGCTGGAGGTCTACGTACGCTCCCTCGCGGGCTTCGCCCAGGACCCGGCGCGGCGGATCGGGGAACTGGCCCTGCTGACCGCCGAGGAGGAGAAGGCGCTGGCCGGGCGGCGGCAGCGGCTCGAAGCCGCCACCGCGCGGGAACCTGCGGCGGCCGGGCCCGTACGGCAGGACGTCATATCGCCCCGGGAGGAGATCCTGTGCGGGCTGTTCGCGGAGGTGCTGGGCCGCGAGGGCGTGAGCGCCGACGCCAACTTCTTCCGCAGCGGCGGCCATTCGCTGCTCGCGAGCAAGCTCGTCAACCGGATCCGCGGGTCCCTCGGCCTGGAACTGGGCATCCGGGACCTGTTCCTGGCGCCGACCCCGGCCGCCCTGCACCGGCGCCTGGCGGAGCTCGGCGGCGCGGCCACGGCCCGGCCCGCGCTGGTGGCCGTACCGCCCGCCGCGCGGCCGGAGCGCATCCCGCTGTCCGCCGCGCAGCGGGCGCTGTGGCTGGTGGGCCGGATCGAGGGTCCGTCGGCCACGTACAACGCACCGCTGGTGCTGCGCCTGGACGAGGTCCCCGACCGGGCGGCGCTGGCCGCGGCCCTCGCCGACGTGGCCGAGCGGCACGAGGTGCTGCGGACGGTGTACGGGGCCGAGGGCGGCGAACCGTACCAGCGGGTCGTACCGGTGCCCGGAGGGCTGCTGGAGGTGGCCGGGTGCGCCCCGGCCGCGCTGGAGGCCCGCATCGCGGGTCTGGGGCGGGAGACTTTCGACCTGGCCGCGGAGCCGCCGTTCCGGGCCCGGCTGCTGCTGCCGGGCGACGGCACCTCGGTGCTGGTCCTGCTGATCCACCACATCGCCACCGACGGCTGGTCGCTGGCGCCGCTGCTGCGCGACCTCGGCGAGGCGTACGCGGCCCGGTGCGCGGGCCGGGCTCCGCGGTGGCGGGCGCTGCCGGTGCAGTACGCCGACTACGCGCTGTGGCAGCGCGAGCTGCTGGCCGACCCCGCCGGGCTGCTCGGCCACTGGAAGGCGGCGCTGGAGGGTATGCCGGCCCGGACGGCGCTGCCCGCCGACCGGCCGCGCCCCGTCGAGCCCTCGGGCCGGGCCGGGGCGCACCGCGCGCGGCTCGGGGCGGGGGCGCACCGGGCGCTGGTGGCGCTGGCCCGCACCCGGCGGGCCAGCTTCTTCATGGTGGCCCGGTCCGCGCTGGCGGCGGCCCTGTCGGCGGCCGGTGCGGGCACGGACCTGGCGATCGGGACGCCCGTGGCGGGCCGCCCGGACCAGGACCTGCACGAGCTCGTCGGCTGCTTCGTCAACTCCCTGGTGCTGCGCACCGATCTGTCGGGCGATCCGGCCGTCGGGGAGCTGGTCGACCGGGTCCGGGACGCGGACCTGGCCGCCTTCGACCATCAGGACCTGCCCTTCGGCCTGCTGGTGGAGCGGCTCGCGGAGCCCGGGCGGGCCCTGGGCGAGCACCCCTTCTTCCAGGTGATGCTGACCGTGCAGGAGGCCGGGCAGGAGACCGGGCAGGACCGGTTCCGCCTCGGCGGCATCGCGGGCCGCGCCGGGAGCACGGACCTGGGCGCCGCCAAGTTCGACCTCAGCTTCCACTGTGCGCAGCACCTGGCCGAGGACGGCGCTCCGGCCGGGCTGGACGTGCACGTGCAGTACGCGCGGGACCTGTTCGACGCGGACACGGCCCGGCTGCTGCTGGAGGTGTACGTGCGGGCGCTGGAGGCGTTCGCGGCCTCGCCGGACGCCCGGCTCGGCGAGCTGGCCCTGGTCCGCGCCGAGGAGGACGACCACCTGGCGCTCAAACGGGCCGCGCTCGACGAGGCGGCCGAACGGGAGCGGTCGGCGGAACGGGAGCGGTCGGCCGGGCAGGAGCGGTCAGCCGGCTCCGGCTCCGCCCCGGTGTCCCTCTCCCCGCGGGAGGAGATCCTGTGCGGTCTGTTCGCCGAGCTGCTGGGCCTCGAGAGCGTGCGCGCCGACGCCAACTTCTTCCGCAGCGGCGGCCATTCGCTGCTCGCCAGCAAGCTCGTCAACCGGATCCGGGCCGTACTGGGCGTCGAGGCGGGCATCCGCGACCTGTTCCTGGCGCCCACCCCGGCCGCCCTGCACCGGCGCCTGGCGGAGCTCGGCGGCGCGGCCACGGCCCGGCCCGCGCTGGTGACCGTACCGCCGCGGGCGCGGCCGGAGCGGATCCCGCTGTCCGCCGCGCAGCGCCGGCTGTGGTTCGTGGACCAGTTGGAGGGCCCGTCACCGGCGTACAACATCGCGCTGGTGCGGCGGCTGGAGCGGCCCCTGGACCCGGCCGCGCTGGCCGCGGCCCTCGCGGACGTGGCCGAGCGGCACGAGGTGCTGCGGACGGTGTACGGGGCCGAGGGCGGCGAGCCGTACCAGCGAGTGCTCTCCGGGGCCCGGCCGCAGCTGGAACTCGCCCGGCCCGCGGACGTGGCGGCGGCCGTGGACGAGGCCGCGGGGCACGTCTTCGACCTGACCCGGGACCTGCCCTTCCGGGCCTGGCTGTTCCTCCCGGACGAAAAGGGCCCGTCGCACACCCTGGTGCTCCTCGTCCATCACATCGCGGCGGACGGCTGGTCGACGGGGCCGCTGCTCGCCGACCTGGCGGCGGCGTACGAGGCGCGGTGCGCCGGGCGGGAGCCTGGCTGGTCGCCGCTGCCCGTGCAGTACGCCGACCACACCCTCTGGCAGCGCGAGCTGCTCGCCGACGCGGATGCCGAACTGGGCTACTGGAGCACAGCCTTGGCGGGGCTGGCGCCGCTCACGGACCTGCCGACGGACCGGCCCCGGCCCGCGGAGCCCTCGGGCCGGGGCGCGGTCACCGGGTTCGCGGTGGACGCGGCCACCTGCCGGAGGCTGACCCGCCTCGCGCACACGCACGGGGCCACGCTGTTCATGGTGGTCCAGGCCGCCCTCGCCGCCGCCCTGACCCGGCTGGGCGCGGGCACCGACCTGGCGCTGGGCACCACGGTCGCGGGCCGCTCCGACGAAGCTCTGTCCCCGCTGGTCGGCTTCTTCGTCAACACCCTGGTGCTGCGCACGGACACGGCCGGTGACCCGGCCTTCGGGGAGCTGCTGGACCGGGTACGGGAGGCGGACCTGGCCGCGTACGCGCACCAGGACCTGCCCTTCGACCGGCTCGTGGAGCACGTCAACCCGCACCGGTCCTCCGCCCACCACCCGCTGGTCCAGGTGATGCTCCAGGTCAACCCGGAGCCGCCGGCGGCCGACCGGGACGGGCCGCTGGCCGGTACGGAGCTCCCGTACGGGTCACGGACCGCCAAGTCGGACCTGACCTTCGCCCTGAGCGCGGTCCCGGGCGGCGGACTGGCCGGGGTCCTGGAGTACGCCACGGACCTGTACGGGCCCGCGGGCGCGGAGCGGCTGGCCGCCCTGCTGGTGGCGGCCCTGGAGCTGTTCTCGGCCGATCCGGCGCGCCGCCTCTCGGAGTTGCCCGCGCCGCCCGACACCAGGGCCGGGCGGCCGCTGGTCGGCGGCTACCGGATCGACCTGGCACACGTCTCGGCGGTGCTGGCCTCGCATCCGGCGGTGGTCCGGGCGCGGGCTCGGGTCTCGGAGGGCCGGCTTACCGCGCACGCGGAGGGGGCGGTCACGGAGGCGGAGCTCCAGGCCTGGGCCGCCGAACGGCTGCCGGAGTACGCGGTCCCCTCGGCGGTACACCTCCCGCAGGCGGCCCCGGCGGCGGGAGAGCACCAGGGGAACCGCGAGGACGGGGAGAACCGGGGAAACCGGGGAAACCGGGAGCGCCGGGAGGACCGGGGGGACGGCGTGGCGGCCACCGTGCTGCGGCTGTTCGCGGAGGTCCTGGAGAGCGGCGGGCTCGGCCCGGACGACAACTTCTTCAAGTCCGGGGGCCATTCACTGCTGGCGGTGCGCCTGGTGAACCGGGTCCGGGCGGAGCTGGGCCGCGAGCTCACCCTCCGCGAGGTCTTCCGTCACCCGACCCCGGCCAAACTGGCGGCCCTGCTCCTGTCCGCCCCCACCACCCCGACCCCGGCCCCCGCCCTGCGCCGCCGCACCCACGCGGGCACCCGCGTCCGGCCCTAG